The following nucleotide sequence is from Pseudomonas sp. S09G 359.
CAGGGCCAGCTCTTCGGTGAGGCTGATGAAGCTGTTGACCTTGGGGTCCAGCTCGGCGATGCGCGCCAGCAGGGTCTTGGTCAGCTCTTCGGAAGAAAACTTTTTGTCGGCGAGACCGCGGGCGATCTCGGCCAGAGTCATGTGATGCATGAAAGGCTCTTTCCCTTTAGTCGATGACTTTCGGAACCAGGTACAGGCCGTTTTCGACCGCTGGCGCGATGGACTGGTAGGCCTCGCGGTTATTGCGCTCGGTCACGACGTCTGCGCGCAGGCGCTGGCTGGCTTCCAGTGGGTGAGCCAGGGGCTCGATGCCGTCGGTATTCACGGCCTGCATTTGGTCAACCAGCCCGAGAATGCTGTTCAGGGCTGCGGTGGTCTGTGGAAGATCGGCTTCATTAAGGCCAAGCGAGGCCAAATGAGCGATTTTTTCCACGTCGGAGCGTTCAAGCGCCATGGGAATCTCCAGTGGAAAACAGAACGGAGGCTGTCCGTGTGTTAGATTGTCGGAACACTACCGCATTTCTACGGTCTTACGGCCGCGATTGTGGGGTTAGGTGCACAGAAAGTCGGCCAATTTAGCACATTGGCGCCTTGCCCAAAATCCCTGTCGTTGTTAGAGTTTGCCGCACTTTTTTACCCACGCGTTGCCTAGGGTCCCTTTCCCATGTTCAAGAAACTGCGTGGCATGTTTTCCAGCGATCTTTCCATTGACCTGGGCACTGCCAACACCCTTATTTACGTGCGCGAGCGCGGTATCGTCCTGAATGAGCCATCGGTTGTGGCCATTCGGACCCATGGTAATCAGAAAAGTGTCGTTGCCGTCGGCACCGAGGCCAAGCGTATGCTCGGCCGTACACCAGGCAATATTGCTGCCATTCGTCCGATGAAAGACGGCGTGATCGCCGACTTCAGTGTCTGCGAGAAGATGCTGCAGTACTTCATCAACAAGGTTCACGAAAACAGTTTCCTGCAGCCCAGCCCTCGTGTGCTGATCTGCGTTCCATGCAAATCCACCCAGGTGGAGCGTCGTGCCATCCGTGAATCGGCCCTTGGTGCCGGTGCCCGCGAAGTGTTCCTGATCGAAGAGCCAATGGCTGCCGCGATCGGTGCCGGCCTGCCGGTTGAAGAAGCCCGCGGTTCGATGGTGGTGGATATCGGTGGCGGTACCACTGAAATCGCCCTGATTTCCCTGAACGGTGTGGTGTATGCCGAATCCGTGCGTGTAGGCGGCGACCGCTTCGACGAAGCGATCATCACTTATGTGCGTCGTAACTACGGCAGCCTGATCGGTGAATCCACCGCCGAGCGCATCAAGCAGGAAATCGGCACCGCTTACCCGGGCGGCGAAGTGCGCGAAGTTGACGTTCGCGGTCGCAACCTGGCTGAAGGCGTTCCACGTGCGTTCACCCTGAACTCCAATGAAGTGCTGGAAGCTCTGCAAGAGTCCCTGGCCACCATTGTTCAGGCGGTGAAAAGCGCCCTGGAGCAATCGCCGCCGGAACTGGCTTCCGACATCGCCGAGCGTGGCCTGGTGCTGACCGGTGGTGGCGCCCTGTTGCGCGACCTCGACAAGCTGCTGGCCCAGGAAACCGGCTTGCCGGTGATCGTTGCCGAAGACCCGCTGACCTGCGTCGCCCGTGGCGGTGGCCGTGCACTGGAAATGATGGATAAACACACCATGGACCTGCTCTCCAGCGAATAAGTATTTGCTTGTTAGCCCATGTTTCGCCCGCAGGCAGCACTTTGCAGTGCTGCCTGTTGGCGTTTATCTTCTTCAATCTGCATCCAGGCCGGTTAGATGCCGTATGAATAAAGAGAACATTTGCCTGGGAGGAGCGGCTTATTAAACCGCTTTTCGCCAAAGGCCCCTCATTGGGCGTGCGCTTATTGGTGCTGGTCGTGCTTTCGGTCGCACTGATGGTGGTCGATGCCCGCTTTGCACTGCTCAAGCCTGTGCGTAGTCAGATGTCGCTGGTGTTGATGCAGACTTACTGGATCACCGACCTGCCGCAACGTCTCTACCAGGGCGTGGCCAGCCAATTTGGCAGCCGCACTGAGCTTGTCGCCGAGAACGAAAAACTCAAGACCGAAAACCTGCTGCTGCAGGGGCGCATGCAAAAGCTTGCGGCCCTCACCGAGCAGAACGTTCGGCTGCGCGAGTTGCTCAATTCCTCCGCGCTGGTCAATGAAAAGGTCGAAGTGGCCGAGTTGATCGGCATGGACCCGAATCCCTTTACCCATCGCATCATCATCAACAAGGGTGAGCGCGACGGCGTGGTGCTTGGCCAGCCAGTGCTGGATGCCCGTGGTCTGATGGGCCAGGTGGTCGAGTTGATGCCCTACACGTCACGGGTATTGCTGCTGACAGACACCACCCACAGCATTCCGGTGCAGGTAAACCGCAACGGCCTGCGCGCGATTGCCAGTGGTACCGGTAACCCCGAGCGCCTGGAGTTGCGCCACGTGGCCGACACCGCCGACATCAAGGAAGGCGACCTGCTGGTCAGTTCCGGCCTGGGTCAGCGGTTCCCGGCGGGCTACCCGGTGGCGACGGTCAAGGAAGTGATCCACGATTCCGGCCAGCCCTTCGCCATTGTGCGCGCCGTGCCCACTGCCGCCTTGAACCGCAGCCGTTACCTGCTGCTGGTATTCAGCGACAACCGCACCCCGGAAGAGCGCGCCAATGACGCTGCGCAAGCCCAGGAAGCGGAAGACAAAAAAAACGGCACTGCGCCAGTCGTCCCTAGTACGGTGCCGAAGCCTGCCTTCGTGGGGCCGCCGGCACCTGCGGCTACCCCGGCTGCGGCGGTCGCGGCCCCGGTAAAACCCGCCGCGCATAGCGCACGCCCAGCGAAGCCAGCGGCTACCACGCCGCCGGCCACCACGCCCGCTACCACGGCGCCCGTTGTGAGGCCTGCGGCTGCCGCACCGGCCACCACGCGGCAGAGGGAGGAATAAATGGCCGGTACTCATTCACGCAACGGTTGGATCGTTTGGCTGACCTTTGCCATCGGCTTGCTGCTCAGTGTGTCGCCACTTCCGCAATTCATGGAGATCCTGCGCCCGCTCTGGCTGGCATTGTTGCTGGCTTTCTGGGCGCTGAACCTGCCGCATAAAGTCGGCATGGTCACGGCCATGTTCCTGGGCTTGGCGGAAGATGTGCTGTATGGCACCTTGCTAGGCCAGAACGCGTTGATCCTGACCTTGATCACTTTCCTGGTGCTGTCGTTGCAGCAGCGTCTGCGCATGTTTCCGATGTGGCAGCAGTGCCTGGTGATCCTGGTGATTTTCGGCCTGGCGCAGCTGGTGCAACTCTGGCTCAGCGCCTTGACCGGCAACCGCCAGCCAACCCTGGCGCTGGTGCTGCCGGCGCTGGTCAGTGCCTTGTTGTGGCCGTGGATCAGTTTCGGCCTGCGTGGGTTACGTCGTCGTTATAAAATCAATTGAATGGATTGCGAGGCTCTGCCTGGTTATCGAACTCTACAGGGAGAGTCTGCAATGAATTCGCTTTATCTGGCCTCGGGCTCTCCGAGGCGGCGTGAGTTGCTGACGCAGATCGGTGTGCCGTTCACCGTGGTCAGCGCCGCTATTGATGAAACCCCTCTTACAAACGAAAACCCCGTTTCCTACGTCGAGCGCTTGGCTCGGGATAAGGCCGCGGCGGGTTTCGCTGTGCTTGAACGAACCCATGGCGCCTGTGTATTGGGGGCTGACACCGCCGTGATCGTTGATGGGAAGATCCTCGGTAAACCGGTGGATCAGGCCGATGCGCTGGCGATGCTGATGGCCTTGGCGGGGCGTGAACACGAAGTCCTGACCGCCATCGCCGTCACCGACGGCCAGCGCTGCGAGACTCGATGTGTAAGCAGTCGTGTACGTTTCCGCGGCGTTTCTGTCGAGGAGGCTACAACCTACTGGCACAGTGGCGAACCCCAGGACAAGGCGGGCGGCTATGCTATCCAAGGCCTGGGTTCGGTGTTTGTCGCGGGTCTCAATGGCAGTTATTCCGCCGTGGTAGGCCTGCCAGTGTGCGAAACCGCGCAACTGCTCGATCAATTCGGCATACCCTGTTGGCAAAACCTTACCGCGCGCTGAACGCGTTACTCCAGCGCCCAGCCTTAAGCGACCGGTCACTATTGTGAAAACGCCTGAACGAGACCCAGCCATGAGTGAAGAGATTCTGATCAATATCACGCCGATGGAATCGCGCGTGGCGGTGGTAGAGAACGGTGTTCTGCAAGAAGTGCACGTTGAGCGCACCCAGAAGCGCGGGATCGTCGGCAATATCTATAAAGGCAAGGTTGTACGCGTATTGCCGGGCATGCAGGCGGCATTTGTCGACATCGGCCTGGACCGTGCCGCATTTATCCATGCTTCGGAAATTTCCCTGCGTGAAGGCCCAGCGGTAGAAAGCATCAGCGCCCTGGTGCACGAAGGGCAGAGCCTGGTGGTGCAAGTCACCAAGGACCCGATCGGCTCCAAGGGCGCGCGCCTGACTACCCAGCTGTCGATTCCGTCGCGCTACCTGGTGTACATGCCGCGTACCGCGCATGTGGGTATTTCCCTCAAGATCGAAGACGAAGCCGAGCGCGAACGCCTGAAAAAGGTGGTCAGCGACTGCGTGGCCGCCGAAGGTATCAAGGAGGCCGGTGGTTTTATCCTGCGCACCGCCGCAGAAGGCGCCGGCGCCGATGAAATCCTGATGGACATCCGCTACCTGCGCCGCCTCTGGGACCAGATTGGCGCGCAGATCAAGACCATCGGCGCGCCGAGCGTGATCTATGAAGACCTGGGCCTGGCCCTGCGCACCTTGCGCGACCTGGTCAGCCCCAAGATCGAGAAAATTCGCATCGACTCGCGGGAAACCTTCCAACGCACCACGCAGTTTGTTGCCGAGCTGATGCCGGAAATTGCCGACCGCCTGGAACACTACCCGGGCGAGCGGCCGATCTTCGACCTGTATGGCGTCGAAGACGAAATCCAGAAAGCCCTGGAGCGCAAAGTGCCGCTGAAGTCCGGCGGCTATCTGGTGGTGGACCCGGCAGAGGCAATGACCACCATCGACGTCAATACCGGGGCGTTCGTGGGGCATCGCAACCTTGAAGAAACCATCTTCAAGACCAACCTCGAAGCGGCCACCGCGATTGCCCGTCAGCTGCGCCTGCGCAACCTGGGCGGCATCATCATCATCGACTTCATCGACATGGAAGACGAAGAGCACCAGCGCCAAGTGTTGCGCACCCTGGAAAAACAGCTGGAGCGCGATCACGCCAAGACCAACATCATTGGTATCACCGAACTCGGCCTGGTGCAGATGACCCGCAAGCGCACCCGCGAAAGCCTGGAACAAGTGCTCTGCGAGCCGTGCAGCAGCTGCCAGGGGCGCGGCAAGTTGAAGACCCCGGAAACGGTTTGCTACGAGATTTTTCGGGAAATCTTACGAGAGGCGCGAGCCTACCAGGCCGAAGGTTATAGAGTGCTAGCAAACCAGAAAGTGGTCGACCGACTGCTGGACGAAGAGTCCGGTAACGTTGCTGAGCTGGAGGGCTTTATCGGGCGCACGATTCGCTTCCAGGTCGAAACCATGTATTCCCAGGAACAATACGACGTGGTGCTGCTCTGATCCCCATTCGCTGTGTTTTTTTGATCCCGGCAGACCTTGATCAGCCGTTTGTCTACTGCCTTGAGGGTCGCATGACATGGAGCGTCTGATACGCTTTTTTGCCGCTTTGACCCGCTGGGGCCTGGGCCTGTGCGCCTTGCTGCTGGTGTTGGCGGCGGTGTATGTGAGCCTGGGTCGTGAATTGACCCCGCTGGTGGCCGAATACCGCGCCGAAATCGAAGCCAAGGCCCAGGCCGCGGTGGACATGCCGCTGCACATCGGCAGCCTGGAAGGGCGCTGGAGCGGTTTCGCCCCGGTGTTGCTGGCCCACGACGTGATGGTGGGCGAGGGCAGCAGTGCCCTGCGCCTGGACCAGGTCGAAGTGGTGCCGGACCTGTGGGCCAGCCTGATGGCGCGTGAAGTTCGCATCGCGCACCTGCAGGTCAGCGGCCTGCAACTGAGCGTCAAGGAAGACCAGGACGGTCACTGGGCGCTGCAAGGCTTGCCGGTGCAGGACGATCAGCCGCTGGACCCGGAGCAGTTGCTCAAGCGCATGCAGGTGGTCAAGCGCGTGTCGCTGCTCGACAGCCAGGTCACCTTGCAACCCTTCGACCAGCCGCCGCGAACCCTGACCTACGTGGGCTTGAGCCTGCACACCGGCCTCAGCCGTCAACGCCTGGACGCCCGCGTAACGCTGCCCGACGGCCAGCCTCTGGCCTTGAGCCTGCGTAGCCGTATTCGCGCGAGCCAATGGAAGGATGGCGAAGTCGAGGCCTACCTGAGCCTGCCCCAGAGTGACTGGGCCAAGTGGGTTCCGGCCAAGCTGACCCAGCAATGGAAACTCACACAGTTCAAGGCCGGCGGCGAATTCTGGCTGACCTGGGCCAAGGGCACCGTGCAAAGCGCCGTGGTACGCCTCAATTCGCCACAGGTAAAGGGCAGCTACGCCGACCGCAAGCCTGTGCATATTGAAAACCTCGCGCTCACCGCCTACCTGCAACGCAGTGAAACCGGGCTTAAGGTGCTGTTCGATTCGTTGGCGATGAACCTGGGCGAGACCCGCTGGGAATCGCGTCTGCAATTGCAGCAGACACTGGCAACGGACACGGCCCAGGAAGTCTGGAAGCTGCAGGCTGACCGCCTGGACCTCACGCCCATCACGCCGCTGCTGAATGCGCTGGCGCCGTTGCCGGAAGGCTTCGCCAAAACCGTCGAACACCTCAAGGCCACTGGCCTGCTGCGCAATGTGCTGGTGGATTTCCGCCCCCAGGACAGCACCGACCAAAAAGTCAGCTTTGCCGCCAACCTTGAGCGCGTGGGTTTTGATGCGTATTTCGGCGCGCCGGCTGCGCGAAATGTCTCCGGCAGCATCAGTGGCGACCTCGGCCATGGCGAGTTGCGCATGGACAGCAAGGACTTTTCCCTGCACCTCGACCCGATCTTCGCCAAGCCCTGGCAGTACCTCCAGGCCAACGCGCGCCTGACCTGGAAGCTGGATAAACAAGGCTTCACCCTGATCGCCCCGTATATCAAGGTGCTGGGTGAAGAAGGCAAGATCGCGGCCGACTTCCTGATCCGCCTGAGTTTCGACGACAACAGGGAAGACTACATGGACCTGCGCGTCGGCATGGTCGATGGCGATGGGCGCTTCACCCCCAAATACCTGCCTGCGGTGCTGAGCCCGGCCCTGGACGAATGGCTGCGCACCGCGATTCTCAAGGGCGCGGTGGACCAAGGTTTCTTCCAGTACCAGGGTTCGTTGAACCACGACGCGCTGCCGGCTTCGCGCAATATCAGCCTGTTCTTCAAGGTGCATGACGCCGAGCTGGCCTTCCAGCCGGGTTGGCCGCATGTAAGCAAGGTCAATGGCGAAGTGTTTGTCGAGGAGAGTGGCGTGCGCATCCTGGCCAGCAAGGGCCAGTTGCTCGACACCAAGGTCAAGGACATCTACGTCAATATTCCCCATGCGCCAGCGGGCAAGGACAGCCACCTGCTACTCACCGGCGGGTTTGCCGGTGGCCTGGGCGATGGCCTGAAAATCCTCCAGGAGGCGCCCATCGGCACGGCCTCGACCTTTGCCGGCTGGAAAGGCGAAGGCGACCTGCAAGGCAAGCTGGACCTCGACGTACCGCTGGCCAAGGGCACCGAGCCGAAGATCGTCGTGGACTTCCAGACCGACAAGGCGCGCTTGCAATTGGCCGAGCCGACCCTGGACCTGAGCCAGCTCAAGGGCGAATTTCGTTTTGACAGTGCCAAGGGTCTGAGTGGGCAGAACATCACGGCCCAGGCGTTCGACCGGCCGATCAGCGCGCAGATTGTTGCCGATGGCAAGCCGGGCAATATCAGCACACGCATCACGGCCAAGGGCCAGGTTACCGTCAAACGCTTGACCGACTGGTTAAAAATCAGCCAGCCACTGCCGGTGTCCGGGGATATCCCGTACCAACTGCAGGTCACCCTGGATGGCGCCGACAGCCAGTTGATGGTCAATTCCAACCTCAAGGGCGTGGCAGTGGACCTGCCGGCACCGTTCGGCATGCCAGCCAGCCAGGGGCGCGACAGTACGTTCCGCATGACCTTGCAGGGCGCCGAGCGTCGTTACTGGTTCGACTATGGCGAGCTGGCGAACTTCACCTTTGCGGCGCCACCGGACAAATTCAACGATGGCCGCGGCGAGCTGTTCCTCGGGAATGGCGATGCTGTGCTGCCGGCTGCCAAGGGCTTGCGCATTCGTGGCGTGCTCTCGGAACTGGACATCGACCCCTGGCGCAAGCTGGTAAACCAATACGCTGGCAATGACCCGGGGGGCAGTGCCAAGCAACTGCTGAGCAGTGCCGACTTCAAGATTGGCAAGCTCACGGGCCTGGGCACCCAGTTCGATCAGGTCAACCTGCAACTGGAGCGCAAACCCGCTGCCTGGGGCTTGAAACTCGACAGCCAGCAGGCCAAGGGCACTGTGAACCTGCCGGACGCCAAGGGCGCGCCGATTGCGATCAACCTGCAATACGTGAAGTTGCCGGCGGTGGACCCGACGGTGCAGGCTGACGAAAACGCCCCGGACCCGCTGGCGAGCATTGATCCCAAGGACATCCCCGCGCTGGATATCGCTGTTGACCAGCTATTCCAGGGGCCGGACCTGGTGGGGGCCTGGTCGCTGAAAATCCGCCCAACCGCCAAGGGCATGGTGTTCAACGACCTGGACCTGGGCCTCAAGGGCATGCAGCTCAAGGGCGCCGGTGGCTGGGAAGGTGCCGCTGGCGATAGCAGCAGTTGGTACAAGGGCCGTCTGGACGGCAAGAACATCGGCGATGTGCTCAAGGGCTGGGGCTTTGCGCCAAGTGTGACCAGTGAAGAATTCCACGTGGACGTGGACGGGCGCTGGCCAGGTTCGCCGGCATGGGTCGGGCCCAAGCGGTTTTCCGGCAGCCTGGACGCCGCGTTCCGTAAGGGCCAGTTCGTTGAGGTGGAAGGAGGCGCCCAGGCGCTGCGGGTGTTCGGCCTGCTTAACTTCAACTCCATCGGCCGCCGTTTGCGCCTGGACTTCTCGGACTTGCTCGGCAAGGGCTTGAGTTATGACCGGGTCAAGGGGCTGCTGGCTGCCAGCAATGGTGTGTTCGTGACCCGCGAGCCGATCACCCTGACCGGGCCGTCGAGCAACCTGGAGCTGAACGGCACCCTGGACCTGGTGGCGGACCGTGTCGACGCCAAGCTGTTGGTGACGTTGCCGGTGACCAACAACCTGCCTATCGCTGCGTTGATCGTTGGTGCGCCAGCCATTGGCGGTGCGCTGTTCCTGATCGACAAGCTGATCGGCGACCGCGTTTCGCGCTTTGCCAGCGTGCAATACAAAGTAGAGGGCCCGTGGAAGGACCCGAAAATCACCTTCGACAAGCCATTTGAAAAACCAAACTGAGAGCCTGTGGAGTAGCATGGCCGCATGCCTATTACGGAGTGTCGGCCTATGTCCTTTGCGGTAATTCAAATGGTCAGCCAGAGTGACGTGCTGGCCAACCTGGCCCAGGCCCGGCGCTTGCTGGAGCAGGCCGCAACGGCTGGCGCGAAGCTGGCAGTACTGCCGGAAAACTTTGCCGCCATGGGTCGCCGCGATGCGGCCGATATCGGTCGCGCCGAGGCGTTGGGTGAAGGCCCGATCCTGCCATGGTTGAAACAGACCGCCCGCGACCTCACCTTATGGATAGTGGCCGGCACGATACCGCTGCCGCCCAAGGACCAGCCGAACGCCAAGCCGAATGCCTGCTCGCTGCTGGTGGATGATCGCGGCGAAGTGGTCGCCCGGTACGACAAGCTGCACCTGTTTGATGTGGATGTCGCAGATACACGAGGTCGCTATCGGGAGTCCGATGACTATGCTTTCGGTGGCAACGTGGTGGTGGCGGATACGCCGGTAGGGCGGCTGGGCCTGACGGTGTGTTACGACTTGCGCTTCCCGGAGCTGTACAGCGAGTTGCGCGCGGCGGGGGCTGAATTGATTACCGCGCCCTCGGCCTTTACCGCCGTGACCGGTGCCGCGCACTGGGACGTGCTGATCCGCGCGCGGGCCATCGAGACCCAGTGCTACGTGCTGGCGGCCGCCCAGGGTGGTGTGCATTCAGGGCCACGGGAAACCTATGGCCATGCGGCGATTGTCGACCCGTGGGGGCGTGTACTGACACAACAGGATCAAGGCGAAGCGGTGTTGCTGGCCGAACGCGATAGCAGTGAACAGGCGTCGATACGGGCGCGCATGCCGGTGGTCAACCATCGGCGCTTTTTCTCGCAGGGCGCGCAGCGGCCTGCTTCAGAACGATGAATTTAAGGCCAAACCTATGAGCGAGTTGTTGTCCTCAGTCAGTGAACACCTCCTGGCACCCGGTGGCGTGACCATC
It contains:
- the gatC gene encoding Asp-tRNA(Asn)/Glu-tRNA(Gln) amidotransferase subunit GatC, coding for MALERSDVEKIAHLASLGLNEADLPQTTAALNSILGLVDQMQAVNTDGIEPLAHPLEASQRLRADVVTERNNREAYQSIAPAVENGLYLVPKVID
- the mreB gene encoding rod shape-determining protein MreB translates to MFKKLRGMFSSDLSIDLGTANTLIYVRERGIVLNEPSVVAIRTHGNQKSVVAVGTEAKRMLGRTPGNIAAIRPMKDGVIADFSVCEKMLQYFINKVHENSFLQPSPRVLICVPCKSTQVERRAIRESALGAGAREVFLIEEPMAAAIGAGLPVEEARGSMVVDIGGGTTEIALISLNGVVYAESVRVGGDRFDEAIITYVRRNYGSLIGESTAERIKQEIGTAYPGGEVREVDVRGRNLAEGVPRAFTLNSNEVLEALQESLATIVQAVKSALEQSPPELASDIAERGLVLTGGGALLRDLDKLLAQETGLPVIVAEDPLTCVARGGGRALEMMDKHTMDLLSSE
- the mreC gene encoding rod shape-determining protein MreC, coding for MKPLFAKGPSLGVRLLVLVVLSVALMVVDARFALLKPVRSQMSLVLMQTYWITDLPQRLYQGVASQFGSRTELVAENEKLKTENLLLQGRMQKLAALTEQNVRLRELLNSSALVNEKVEVAELIGMDPNPFTHRIIINKGERDGVVLGQPVLDARGLMGQVVELMPYTSRVLLLTDTTHSIPVQVNRNGLRAIASGTGNPERLELRHVADTADIKEGDLLVSSGLGQRFPAGYPVATVKEVIHDSGQPFAIVRAVPTAALNRSRYLLLVFSDNRTPEERANDAAQAQEAEDKKNGTAPVVPSTVPKPAFVGPPAPAATPAAAVAAPVKPAAHSARPAKPAATTPPATTPATTAPVVRPAAAAPATTRQREE
- the mreD gene encoding rod shape-determining protein MreD, translating into MAGTHSRNGWIVWLTFAIGLLLSVSPLPQFMEILRPLWLALLLAFWALNLPHKVGMVTAMFLGLAEDVLYGTLLGQNALILTLITFLVLSLQQRLRMFPMWQQCLVILVIFGLAQLVQLWLSALTGNRQPTLALVLPALVSALLWPWISFGLRGLRRRYKIN
- a CDS encoding nucleoside triphosphate pyrophosphatase produces the protein MNSLYLASGSPRRRELLTQIGVPFTVVSAAIDETPLTNENPVSYVERLARDKAAAGFAVLERTHGACVLGADTAVIVDGKILGKPVDQADALAMLMALAGREHEVLTAIAVTDGQRCETRCVSSRVRFRGVSVEEATTYWHSGEPQDKAGGYAIQGLGSVFVAGLNGSYSAVVGLPVCETAQLLDQFGIPCWQNLTAR
- the rng gene encoding ribonuclease G, with product MSEEILINITPMESRVAVVENGVLQEVHVERTQKRGIVGNIYKGKVVRVLPGMQAAFVDIGLDRAAFIHASEISLREGPAVESISALVHEGQSLVVQVTKDPIGSKGARLTTQLSIPSRYLVYMPRTAHVGISLKIEDEAERERLKKVVSDCVAAEGIKEAGGFILRTAAEGAGADEILMDIRYLRRLWDQIGAQIKTIGAPSVIYEDLGLALRTLRDLVSPKIEKIRIDSRETFQRTTQFVAELMPEIADRLEHYPGERPIFDLYGVEDEIQKALERKVPLKSGGYLVVDPAEAMTTIDVNTGAFVGHRNLEETIFKTNLEAATAIARQLRLRNLGGIIIIDFIDMEDEEHQRQVLRTLEKQLERDHAKTNIIGITELGLVQMTRKRTRESLEQVLCEPCSSCQGRGKLKTPETVCYEIFREILREARAYQAEGYRVLANQKVVDRLLDEESGNVAELEGFIGRTIRFQVETMYSQEQYDVVLL
- a CDS encoding YhdP family protein, translated to MERLIRFFAALTRWGLGLCALLLVLAAVYVSLGRELTPLVAEYRAEIEAKAQAAVDMPLHIGSLEGRWSGFAPVLLAHDVMVGEGSSALRLDQVEVVPDLWASLMAREVRIAHLQVSGLQLSVKEDQDGHWALQGLPVQDDQPLDPEQLLKRMQVVKRVSLLDSQVTLQPFDQPPRTLTYVGLSLHTGLSRQRLDARVTLPDGQPLALSLRSRIRASQWKDGEVEAYLSLPQSDWAKWVPAKLTQQWKLTQFKAGGEFWLTWAKGTVQSAVVRLNSPQVKGSYADRKPVHIENLALTAYLQRSETGLKVLFDSLAMNLGETRWESRLQLQQTLATDTAQEVWKLQADRLDLTPITPLLNALAPLPEGFAKTVEHLKATGLLRNVLVDFRPQDSTDQKVSFAANLERVGFDAYFGAPAARNVSGSISGDLGHGELRMDSKDFSLHLDPIFAKPWQYLQANARLTWKLDKQGFTLIAPYIKVLGEEGKIAADFLIRLSFDDNREDYMDLRVGMVDGDGRFTPKYLPAVLSPALDEWLRTAILKGAVDQGFFQYQGSLNHDALPASRNISLFFKVHDAELAFQPGWPHVSKVNGEVFVEESGVRILASKGQLLDTKVKDIYVNIPHAPAGKDSHLLLTGGFAGGLGDGLKILQEAPIGTASTFAGWKGEGDLQGKLDLDVPLAKGTEPKIVVDFQTDKARLQLAEPTLDLSQLKGEFRFDSAKGLSGQNITAQAFDRPISAQIVADGKPGNISTRITAKGQVTVKRLTDWLKISQPLPVSGDIPYQLQVTLDGADSQLMVNSNLKGVAVDLPAPFGMPASQGRDSTFRMTLQGAERRYWFDYGELANFTFAAPPDKFNDGRGELFLGNGDAVLPAAKGLRIRGVLSELDIDPWRKLVNQYAGNDPGGSAKQLLSSADFKIGKLTGLGTQFDQVNLQLERKPAAWGLKLDSQQAKGTVNLPDAKGAPIAINLQYVKLPAVDPTVQADENAPDPLASIDPKDIPALDIAVDQLFQGPDLVGAWSLKIRPTAKGMVFNDLDLGLKGMQLKGAGGWEGAAGDSSSWYKGRLDGKNIGDVLKGWGFAPSVTSEEFHVDVDGRWPGSPAWVGPKRFSGSLDAAFRKGQFVEVEGGAQALRVFGLLNFNSIGRRLRLDFSDLLGKGLSYDRVKGLLAASNGVFVTREPITLTGPSSNLELNGTLDLVADRVDAKLLVTLPVTNNLPIAALIVGAPAIGGALFLIDKLIGDRVSRFASVQYKVEGPWKDPKITFDKPFEKPN
- a CDS encoding carbon-nitrogen hydrolase family protein; translated protein: MSFAVIQMVSQSDVLANLAQARRLLEQAATAGAKLAVLPENFAAMGRRDAADIGRAEALGEGPILPWLKQTARDLTLWIVAGTIPLPPKDQPNAKPNACSLLVDDRGEVVARYDKLHLFDVDVADTRGRYRESDDYAFGGNVVVADTPVGRLGLTVCYDLRFPELYSELRAAGAELITAPSAFTAVTGAAHWDVLIRARAIETQCYVLAAAQGGVHSGPRETYGHAAIVDPWGRVLTQQDQGEAVLLAERDSSEQASIRARMPVVNHRRFFSQGAQRPASER